Part of the Acidimicrobiales bacterium genome, GGTGGACCTCGACCCTCCGGCCTTCTGGGTGGCCGAGAGCTACCCGCACGACAGCGTCGAGGCGGCGCCCGGAGGTGGGCTCCGGGTGACCTTCAGATCGGGCGAGCCGGCCTGGGTGGAGCGCATCCTGCTGCGGGCGGGCCGCCACGCCCGGGTGGTGCAGGGCGACCCTTCCCTGGCCTCCGGGGCGGCCCGCAGGATCCTCGCGCGCTACCGGGTCCGCTGAGAGAACGGGGCCTTTGCCGCCCGGTGGGTGACGGCCGGGTGGCGCAGCGGACGGGTAGGGTACCCCGTCGTGTTCGAGCAGGGAGGACCGGCGGGAGCCCGTACCAGCCCTGCCAGCGGGGAGGGGGCACCGGCCCCCCGGCACGCCAGGAGAAGGGGCCCGGACCGGCGGGCTGTCCTCGAGTGGGTGGCGATCCTCGCCGCCGCGGTGCTGGCGGCGTTCCTGCTGCGCACCTACGTCGTCCAGCCCTACTACATACCGTCGGCGTCGATGTACCCGACCCTCAAGGTCGGCGACAAGGTGCTGGTCAACAAGCTCGCCTACGACTTCCACCCGGTTCACCGCGGCGACGTGATCGTGTTCCGGAAGCCGCCCGGCGAGTACAGCGCCAACATCACCGACCTGATCAAGCGGGTGATCGGCCTGCCCGGCGAGACGATCTCGGCTCACGGCGGCTCCGTGTACATAAACGGCCGGAAGCTCGCCGAGCCCTGGCTGCCACGCGGCGTGACGACCGGCGCCTTCGGACCGGTCCACATACCCAAAGGCGACTATTTCGTGATGGGGGACAACCGGGGAGACTCCGAGGATTCGCGCGCCATCGGCCCCATCTCCGGCAAGCTCATCGTCGGGCGGGCTTTCCTCATCGTCTGGCCACCGAGCCAGATAGGCACCCTCTAGGCGCGGGCAACAGCGGCCCTCGAGATGGCGGCCACCATCCGCTCCACATGGTCGCTGTAGACGGCGTCGACGCCGAAACCCAGCAGGCGGTCCAGCACCTCGGCGGTCTGGCCGTCCCACGCGAACGCCAGCACCCCCGCCGAACGCGCCTCCCTGACCAGATCGGCGTCCCACTGCGAGGCGTGCAGGTTGAGGGCGTCTATGCCGGCGGCCGCCAGTGCCGACACCCGGGCGGAGAGCCCTTCCTTCATCCAGTGCAGGTTGGACGACTCGACCAGGTGCACCTCGGGGGCGGCCCGCCGCCATGCGGCCATCGGCCGCCAGTCGTGGTAGCAAAGCCACAAGCGCCCGGCGGCGCCGTGGCGACGGGCCGTGTCGAGCACTGCCGGCAGCGCCGCGGCGTCCTTCACGTCGAGGGAAAGCTCGAACCCGGCGCCGCAGCGCTCGTAGAGCTCGGCGAGGGATGGGATGTGCGCCGGCAGCGAAGAGCGCTCCTGGGCGGAGATAGCCCGGTGGCGCCACGGCGGACCGGTCACCCCGTCGTGGTCGAGGACCACCACCCCGTCGGCGGTCAGCCAGGCGTCGCTCTCCAACCCGGAGGCGCCGAGCTCGAGAGCACGGGTGAAAGCGTCGATGGTGTTTTCCCGCCGCTCGGCGCGCGCCCCCCGGTGGGCGAAGCCGATGGGGAGCCTCGGGGGGATGGGCGTTGTCGTGTTTTTCCGCATTGTCTCCTGCTGTCGGGAGCGGGTCGCTCAAGGCCCGGAGCCGGCCGCCCGATGCACCATAATGTGAGCCGTACCCGCCGGAAGAGCACCGCCGCGATCGTGCGGGCCACCTGCCCCACCTGCGGCGACGTCGAGCTCGGGGTGGAGGACGTGCAGGTGCAGACCTGCGTGACCACCGCCCAGTCGACCTACTCGTTCCGTTGCCCCTTCTGCAGCTTCATCGTCAACAAGCAGGCCAGCGAGTCTGTGGTCGCCTCGCTCACCTCGGCGGGTTCGGCGCTGGTCGCCTGGACCTTGCCGGCCGAGCTGGCGGAGCCCAAGAGCGGACCGAGGATCACCCACGACGACATCCTCGAGTTCCACCTGGCGTTGGAGAGCGGCGGCTGGCGCTCCGAGTTGGACGCCCTCGCCGCGAGGGGCTAGAACCGCTTCCGTGCACCTTTCCGCCGCGTGGCTCGCGCCCCTGGGCGTCGGAGCGGCCGGCGCGGCGGCCCTCGCGGTCGCTGCGGCCAGGCTGCGCTCGGAGGTCGCCGCGCTGCAGAGATCGATGCGGCCCCTGCGGTTCAAGGAGCCGTCCCGCAAGTAGACTCGCGTGCGTGCTGGATCTGAGCCCCGAGAAGCTGTTCGTTCTCGGTGTGCTGGCGATGCTCGTCCTCGGGCCAGAGAGGCTTCCTTCCGCTGCCCGCACCCTCGGCCGGTGGCTGGGGCAGCTCAGGTCGATGTCCTCGTCTTTCCAGGAGGAGGTCCGCCAGGCTCTTCACGAACCGGAGGCGGCGATCAGCCAGGCGGTGGCCGAGCTGCGCCCCGCACAGATCCGCCGCAACGTCCGCCAAGCGGTCACGTCGACCCTCGCCCCGCCGGCGGCCCCTTCTGCGCCTGCAGCGCCGGAAGCCTCGGTCGTGCCGCTGGCGGCTCCCGGCGGGCCCACAGCGGGTCCTGGGATCCCCGCCGGGCCGGCCGGCCATCCTGACGACCCCGCTTTGAACTGAAGGCCCGGTGGCCCTTTTAGAAGACCCGATCGCCGGCGGAGGGGAAGCGTCCGGGCAGGCCGACGCGACGGCTCCCGAGCCGGGGACGATGACCCTCTACGAGCACCTCGCCGAGCTTCGCCGGCGCCTGGTGGTGGCGATCCTCGCCGTCGGGGTCGCCGCGGTGGTCGTGTGGTTCCTCTACAACTCGATCGTCCACTTCATGCTCCAGCCCTACCACGACTTCCTGGTCAGCCACCGGGCGAAGAACATCACCAACGGCCAGCTGGTCATAACCGGGCCGCTCGAGGGGTTCACGACCCGGCTCAAGGTCTCCGTCTACGGGGGAGCGGCGCTGGCGTCGCCGGTCGTGCTGTGGGAGCTGTGGAGGTTCATAACCCCGGCGCTCTACAAGAACGAGAAGCGCTACGTGCTGCCCTTCTTCGCCGCGGGCATGGTCCTCTTCGCCGGCGGGGTGGCCACCGCCGTGCTCGTGTTCCCAAAGGCGATCGACTGGCTGATCAGCGTCAGCGGCACCGGGATCGTCCCCCTCTTCTCCCCGTCCAGGTACTTCACCTTGTACATGGCCATGTGCCTGGTCTTCGGAGCGGTGTTCATGTACCCGCTGGTGCTGGTGTTCCTCGAGCTCGTCGAGGTGGTCCCCAGCTCCACTTGGAGGCGCTGGAGGCGCCCGGCGATCGTGGTGATCTGCATCGTGGCGGCGGTGATCACCCCTAGCAGCGACCCGTTCTCGTTCCTGGCGATGGCGGTGCCGATGCTGGTGCTCTACGAGGCGAGCATCGTGGTGGGCCGGCTGCTCAAGAAGTGAGCCGGGCCAGCTTCGTCGCCGGGCTCGGCTTCGACCTCGACGACTTCCAGGTCCGCGCCCTCGACGCCCTCGACGCCGGCGGCAGCGTAGTCGTGGCCGCGCCGACCGGGTCGGGGAAGACGGTCGTCGCCCAGTACGCCGTCGAGCGCGCCCTGCAGGCAGGGGGCAAGGCCTTCTACACCACGCCGTTGAAGGCCCTGTCCAACCAGAAGTACTCGGAGCTGGTCGCCCGTCACGGAGGCGCCTCTGTCGGCCTGCTCACCGGGGACAACTCGCTCAACCCGGGAGCCCCCGTGGTGGTCATGACCACCGAGGTCCTGCGCAACATGATCTACGCCTCCTCGGACGCCCTCGACCGCCTGCGCTACGTGATCCTCGACGAGGTCCACTACCTGCAGAACGCCTACCGGGGGCCGGTGTGGGAGGAGGTGATCATCCACGCCCCGCCGGGCGTGGACCTGGTCTGCCTGTCGGCTACGGTGTCCAACGCCGAGGAGCTCGCCGACTGGATAGCGACGGTGCGCGGCGCCACCGAGGCGGTGATCGAGGACCGCCGCCCCGTGGTGCTGCACGACTTGTACCTGCTCGGCGACAAGACCAGCGACGGCCTGCTCCTGTTGCCCACCCTGCTCGACGGCCGTCCCAACCCCGAGGCGGCGGCGCTCGACTCCAAGACGCTCCGCCACCCCGGGATGCGGGGCCGGCCCCGTGGACGGCTGTTCAGCCCCCGCCGGGTGGAGGTGGTCGACCTGCTCCACGAGCGGGCGATGCTGCCCGCCATCTACTTCATCTTCTCGCGCGCCGGCTGCGACGACGCCGTTGCGCAGTGCCTTCGCGAAGGCGGTCGCCTCACCACCGCCGAGGAGCGTCGCGAGACCCGGGCGATCGCCGAGCGCCACGTCGAGGCGCTGAGCGACGACGACCTGCGGGTCCTCGACTACCCGGCGTGGCTCGCCGGCCTGGAGGCGGGCTACGCCGCCCACCACGCCGGCCTGGTGCCGCCGTTCAAGGAGGCCGTCGAAGAGTGCTTCGCCGCCGGGTTGGTCAAGGTCGTCTTCGCCACCGAAACCCTCTCCCTGGGCATCAACATGCCGGCCCGGACAGTGGTGATCGAGAAGCTCACCAAGTACAGCGGCGAGCGTCACGAGTTCCTCACCCCGGGGGAGTACACCCAGCTGACGGGACGGGCGGGTCGGCGGGGGATCGACGACGTGGGCTACGCAGTGGTCCTGTGGTCGCCGTTCGTCCCTTTCGACCAGGTGGCGGCCCTGGCCGGCACCCGCACCTACGCCCTGACCAGCAGCTTCCGCCCCACCTACAACATGGCGGCCAACCTGGTGCGCCGCTACCCCCCCGACGTCGCCCACCACCTTCTCAACCTGTCCTTCGCCCAGTACCGGGCTGACAGCGACGTCGTGCGCCTCGAGACGCAGCTGCAACGCTCGACCGAGGCGCTCGCCGAGGCGCGCTCGGCGGCCCGCTGCGAGCTCGGCGACGTCGAGGAGTACCGCCGACTCGTCCGATCCGGGGAGCAGACCGCCCCGCGGGGCGCGTCGGCCGCCGCGCAGGTGTCCGCCGCGCTCGAGCGGATCCGCCCCGGAGACGTGCTGGCGCTGCCGGGGGCCCCCCGCTCGGGCAGGGTCGCCGTGCTGTCCACCGCCCGTCGGCGCGGAGGAGAGGTTCGCCTGCGGGGGGTGACCGCGGACCAGAAGCTGGTCTCGTTGAGCAGCCGGGACTTCGCCGCGCCGCCCGTGGCGTTGGCCCGGCTCGAGCTGCCCGCCCCCTACACGCCGAACAGCGAGTCCTTCCAGCGGCGAGTCGCCCGCTCCTTGCAGTCCGCCCGGCCCGGCAGCCCCCCGCCGGCGGCCGTCCCCGTCGGGACGCCTGGACCGGAGGGGACGTCCCTCACCGGACCGGACGACGCCGGCTCCGGCGGCGAGCATCCGGTGGCCTCCTGCCCCGACGCCAGGGCTCACCTGCGCGCCGCCGAGCGCGCAGAACGCCTCGCCCGCGACGTGGAGAGGCTCGAAAGGAGGGTCAAAGGCCGCCTCGAGTCGCTGGCCCGCCAGTTCGACCGGGTGCTGCGCGTGCTCGAAGCGTGGGGGTACGTGGACGGGTGGCGCCTGACCGAGGCCGGCGAGCGCCTCGCCCGTCTCTACCACGAGGCAGACCTTCTCGTCGCCGAGTCGCTCTCCCAAGGGTTCCTCGACGGGCTGAGCCCGCCGGAGATGGCAGCGGCGGTGTCGTTCTTCACCTTCGAGAGCCGCAGTCCCTCCCAACCCTCACCGTGGTTCCCGACGCCGCGAGTCAGGCGGCGCTGGTCTCAGGTTTCGCAGTTGGCAGCCGAGCTGAACGCCGCCGAGGACGACGCCGGGCTGCCTTTCACCCGTCCCCCGGACCCGGGCTTCGCCGGCCTGGCGTTCGCCTGGGCGTCGGGGGAGGAGCTGGCCGAGGTCATATCCGACGAGGAGATCTCCGGGGGAGACTTCGTCCGCAACGTGAAGCAGCTGGTGGACCTGCTGCGCCAGCTCGGCGACACCGCCCCCGAGCCGGCCACCGCGGGGGCTGCCCGCTCGGCCGCCGAAGCCCTGATGCGCGGCGTGGTGGCCGCGTCGTCGGCGCCGCCGGTTTGAACATCCCCCGTTCGCGCCGCGCCGCCCCGTAGTGTGTCCCCCGCCATGGGGAGTCCGGACACCGGCGTGTACGCCGTCGAGGAATGGACCGGCGAGGAGGCCGACGTCCTCCGCCGCTACTTCACCAATCTGAACGGCCCCGTCTTCGCCTTGGTCAACCTCCCAGAAGTGGTCAAAGGCGCTCTTTTCGCCCGCTACTCCCGTTCCAGCAAGAGCCTGCGCCGTCTGTTCCTCGACGAGTTCGTCGGGGATCTCGACATCAGCGGCGACGCCGGCGTCGACGCGACGGTGGGCTTGGCGAGAGCCGAGCAGCTCTACGACAAGGTCTTCTTCGAGTACGGCGACGATTCGGTCGCCCAGCTGGGCGGCGTCCACCTGGCGTGCGAGCAGGCATCGAACGTGCTCACCAAGGTGCTCGAGCGAGGCCGGCTCATGAGCTACATGGAGAAGTCGACCCGCTACGTCGCCTACGACACCCGCCTCCCCAACGGCCGCTACCGCTACTACCGCGACCCGGCGATCCTCGACTCGCCGCTCGGCGCCCGCTACGTGGGCGACATGGACCGCCTCTTCGACGCCTACCGGGACATGCTGCCGGTGGTCCAGGCTCTTTTCGCCGCCCGCCATCCGAAGCAGCCCGGCGACTCGGACTTCGCCTGGCGCCAGTCGGTGCGGGCGAAGGCCTTCGACACCCTGCGCGGCCTTCTCCCCGCAGCGGCGACGTCCAACCTGGGCATCTACGCCTCCGGCCAGGCTTACGAGGCGCTCCTGATCCGCATGAGGGCCCATCCTCTGCCCGAGGCGCGGCTCTACGCCCGCCTGATCCTCGACGAGCTGCGCAAGGTGATCCCCTCATGGGTCAAGCGCGTGGACGTCCCGGACCGAGGCGGGGCGCACACCGAGTACATCGAGTCCACCTCGGACTCGATGCGTCGGCTCGCCGGCGAGATGTTCGGCCCGCCCGAGACCGCCTCGCCCTCGCCGGCGGGCGAGCCGCAGGTGACGCTCGTCGACTGGGACCCCGCCGGCGAAGAGAAGATCGTGGCCGCGATGCTCTACCCCTACACCCACCTGCCCGAGTCGGCCCTCTTGGAGCGGGTCGCCCGGATGGGCACGGAGGACCGCCTCGACGTGATGCGGCGCTACGCCGGCGAGCGCGCCAACCGCCGCCACCGCCCCGGGCGGGCGCTGGAGCGCTGCTCCTACCGCTTCGACGTGGTGTCCGACTACGGGGCGTTCCGGGATCTGCAGAGGCACAGGCTGCTGACCGTCGAATGGCAGGACCTCACTCCTGCCCACGGCTACACGATGCCCGACGACCTGGGAGAGGCAGGCCTCGAGCCGGCCTACGCGGCAGCGATGGAGCGCTCCGCCAGCCTGTGGGAAGCCCTGTCGTGCTCCGGCTTCAGCCCTTCACAGGCCGCCTACGCCGTCGCCCTCGCCTACCGGATCCGGTATGTGATGCAGATGAACGCCCGCGAGGCGATGCACGTCGTCGAGCTTCGGACCACCCCGCAAGGCCATCCCGAGTACCGCCGGGTCTGCCAGCAGATGTGGCGCCTGATCGCCGGGCAGGCCGGGCATCGGGCGCTCGCCGCCATGATGAGCCACGCCGACCTCGACGACGACGCCGGGGAGGGCCTCGGCCGCCTCGAGGGGGAGCGGCGCGCCGAGACGCGCCGCACCGCTCGCAGCCTCCCGTAACAGTTGAGGTTGACGTTGAAAAAGGGGTTGCTGAGGTTGTTGTTGAGGTTGTAGCCTTTCGCCGAGTCGGGCGGAGGGATAGGACTCCTTGTTCTGCCATGCCCAGACAACCGCTGATGCCACGCCCCATCAGGCTCGCAGCCCTGAGCCTGCTCGTCGCGGTGCTGGCGGCCGCGGGCGTAGCCGACTATGGCACGGGCGGGGGCTACGTGGTGCAGCCCGGCGACTCGCTGTGGGCGATCGCCACCGAGCACGGCACCACCGTCGACGAGCTCGCCGCGGTCAACCACCTCGACCCCGCCGCCATCCTGCCCGTGGGGATCGTGCTCACCATCCCCGGGACCGGGGTCACCCCGCAGGCAGCGGCCCCGCCGACGGGATCGTCGTCCTGCAACGGCCTGTCCCCCGGGGGCGGTCCGACGGGGGTGCTGCCCTCCCTCCTGGCAGAGTCCCCGCAGCGCCTCTCCCTTCGCCCCTACTTCGAGGAATGGGCGTCCCACTACGGCGTGCCGGCGGCCATGGTCGAGGCCGTCGCCTGGCAGGAGTCGGGCTGGCAGCAGGGGATCGTCTCGGCCACCGGTGCCGTCGGGGTCGGCCAGATCGAGCCCGGTACGGCGTCGTTCATCTCCAACGTCCTCATCGGAGAGCCGCTCGACCCCTCCTCGGTCTCGGACAACATCCGCATGTCTGCCGCCTTCCTCGCCTACCTGTACCGCCTGGAGGGAGGCAGCGTCTGCGCGACGCTCGCCGCCTACTACGAGGGTCCGCTCAACCTGGCAGAGCGGGGCATGTTCGCGGACACCCAGGAGTACGTGGCCGACGTGGAGGCTCTGATCCCGCGCTTCGAGTGACGATGTTCTCCTCGTTGGGCCTTGACGGCGGCTTTTCTCTCGGCCACTCTAGGGACCGCAATCAGTGCCCCAGCCGGTGCACCGGCCGTGTGGGCGATGGTCAGGGTGGTCCGAGGGGAACCAAGTAGACAACGGCGCGCGTCGTCGCCCAACGGGCGACACCAGCGACCGGCACCAAAGGTTCCCCGC contains:
- a CDS encoding transglycosylase SLT domain-containing protein translates to MPRPIRLAALSLLVAVLAAAGVADYGTGGGYVVQPGDSLWAIATEHGTTVDELAAVNHLDPAAILPVGIVLTIPGTGVTPQAAAPPTGSSSCNGLSPGGGPTGVLPSLLAESPQRLSLRPYFEEWASHYGVPAAMVEAVAWQESGWQQGIVSATGAVGVGQIEPGTASFISNVLIGEPLDPSSVSDNIRMSAAFLAYLYRLEGGSVCATLAAYYEGPLNLAERGMFADTQEYVADVEALIPRFE
- a CDS encoding glycerophosphodiester phosphodiesterase, with product MRKNTTTPIPPRLPIGFAHRGARAERRENTIDAFTRALELGASGLESDAWLTADGVVVLDHDGVTGPPWRHRAISAQERSSLPAHIPSLAELYERCGAGFELSLDVKDAAALPAVLDTARRHGAAGRLWLCYHDWRPMAAWRRAAPEVHLVESSNLHWMKEGLSARVSALAAAGIDALNLHASQWDADLVREARSAGVLAFAWDGQTAEVLDRLLGFGVDAVYSDHVERMVAAISRAAVARA
- a CDS encoding FAD-dependent thymidylate synthase, producing MGSPDTGVYAVEEWTGEEADVLRRYFTNLNGPVFALVNLPEVVKGALFARYSRSSKSLRRLFLDEFVGDLDISGDAGVDATVGLARAEQLYDKVFFEYGDDSVAQLGGVHLACEQASNVLTKVLERGRLMSYMEKSTRYVAYDTRLPNGRYRYYRDPAILDSPLGARYVGDMDRLFDAYRDMLPVVQALFAARHPKQPGDSDFAWRQSVRAKAFDTLRGLLPAAATSNLGIYASGQAYEALLIRMRAHPLPEARLYARLILDELRKVIPSWVKRVDVPDRGGAHTEYIESTSDSMRRLAGEMFGPPETASPSPAGEPQVTLVDWDPAGEEKIVAAMLYPYTHLPESALLERVARMGTEDRLDVMRRYAGERANRRHRPGRALERCSYRFDVVSDYGAFRDLQRHRLLTVEWQDLTPAHGYTMPDDLGEAGLEPAYAAAMERSASLWEALSCSGFSPSQAAYAVALAYRIRYVMQMNAREAMHVVELRTTPQGHPEYRRVCQQMWRLIAGQAGHRALAAMMSHADLDDDAGEGLGRLEGERRAETRRTARSLP
- the tatC gene encoding twin-arginine translocase subunit TatC, encoding MTLYEHLAELRRRLVVAILAVGVAAVVVWFLYNSIVHFMLQPYHDFLVSHRAKNITNGQLVITGPLEGFTTRLKVSVYGGAALASPVVLWELWRFITPALYKNEKRYVLPFFAAGMVLFAGGVATAVLVFPKAIDWLISVSGTGIVPLFSPSRYFTLYMAMCLVFGAVFMYPLVLVFLELVEVVPSSTWRRWRRPAIVVICIVAAVITPSSDPFSFLAMAVPMLVLYEASIVVGRLLKK
- a CDS encoding twin-arginine translocase TatA/TatE family subunit, with the protein product MLDLSPEKLFVLGVLAMLVLGPERLPSAARTLGRWLGQLRSMSSSFQEEVRQALHEPEAAISQAVAELRPAQIRRNVRQAVTSTLAPPAAPSAPAAPEASVVPLAAPGGPTAGPGIPAGPAGHPDDPALN
- the lepB gene encoding signal peptidase I, encoding MAILAAAVLAAFLLRTYVVQPYYIPSASMYPTLKVGDKVLVNKLAYDFHPVHRGDVIVFRKPPGEYSANITDLIKRVIGLPGETISAHGGSVYINGRKLAEPWLPRGVTTGAFGPVHIPKGDYFVMGDNRGDSEDSRAIGPISGKLIVGRAFLIVWPPSQIGTL
- a CDS encoding DEAD/DEAH box helicase → MSRASFVAGLGFDLDDFQVRALDALDAGGSVVVAAPTGSGKTVVAQYAVERALQAGGKAFYTTPLKALSNQKYSELVARHGGASVGLLTGDNSLNPGAPVVVMTTEVLRNMIYASSDALDRLRYVILDEVHYLQNAYRGPVWEEVIIHAPPGVDLVCLSATVSNAEELADWIATVRGATEAVIEDRRPVVLHDLYLLGDKTSDGLLLLPTLLDGRPNPEAAALDSKTLRHPGMRGRPRGRLFSPRRVEVVDLLHERAMLPAIYFIFSRAGCDDAVAQCLREGGRLTTAEERRETRAIAERHVEALSDDDLRVLDYPAWLAGLEAGYAAHHAGLVPPFKEAVEECFAAGLVKVVFATETLSLGINMPARTVVIEKLTKYSGERHEFLTPGEYTQLTGRAGRRGIDDVGYAVVLWSPFVPFDQVAALAGTRTYALTSSFRPTYNMAANLVRRYPPDVAHHLLNLSFAQYRADSDVVRLETQLQRSTEALAEARSAARCELGDVEEYRRLVRSGEQTAPRGASAAAQVSAALERIRPGDVLALPGAPRSGRVAVLSTARRRGGEVRLRGVTADQKLVSLSSRDFAAPPVALARLELPAPYTPNSESFQRRVARSLQSARPGSPPPAAVPVGTPGPEGTSLTGPDDAGSGGEHPVASCPDARAHLRAAERAERLARDVERLERRVKGRLESLARQFDRVLRVLEAWGYVDGWRLTEAGERLARLYHEADLLVAESLSQGFLDGLSPPEMAAAVSFFTFESRSPSQPSPWFPTPRVRRRWSQVSQLAAELNAAEDDAGLPFTRPPDPGFAGLAFAWASGEELAEVISDEEISGGDFVRNVKQLVDLLRQLGDTAPEPATAGAARSAAEALMRGVVAASSAPPV